The Streptomyces sp. 135 sequence GCAGCCGCCTGGCCCCGTGCACGTGCCGAGCACCCACAGCTCTTCCCCCTCGTCCGCGCGCGCCCGCGCCGGGCCCGGGGTTCAGGCACCCGGCTGATACATCCATACGGCATGTGCCCGCAGCGCCGAAAGGCCCTGATAGGTCATCCACAGCGGGCGGCCGAGATCATGCCCGTCCCAGTTCCATATCCCGTCGTCCTGCTGGCTCCACACCGAGCCGACGGCGCTCGCGAGGAGCGCGCGCCACTGCTCCTCGCGGCCGTCGTCCACGGCGACCCGCCAGGCACCCGGCGTCAGGAGCGCCCGCACCATCCAGGCCGCGGTGAAGTGCCGTACGAAAAGCACCTCTTGGCGCCACGAGTCGACGGGGTGCGGACGGCGCACCTCCTCCTGCGTGTTCGTCAGGTCCACGCAGGCCTCGTGGAGCGGCTGCGGGCAGGAGAGCAGCCAGCGTACGCCGTCCTCACGGGCCGCGCGGATGTTCGCGTCCTCGTCCAGGACGCGGGCCGCCCGGTCGAGGGCGACCACGGCCTGCGCGGTGTGCACGGGCGAGGGACGGGTGGCAGGGCCGCGCAGCACGGCGCCCCAGCAGCGGCGGTGCTCCCTGGCGGGGTCCGTGATCGTGCGGTCGACCAGCTCGTCCCGCAGCCGGGCCACGTCCGGTGCGTGCGGCGCCGCGCGCAGCAGGCCGCGCAGCACCGTGGTCACCACGTGGGTGCGGCCGAAGCCGGACGGTTCGAGCTCCGCGGTGAAGGCCGCGGCGCAGCGGGACGCCTCGGCGGCGACGCGCTCCGGGTCCGCGCCCGCCCGGGCGAGCGCGCCGAGCGCGAGCGCCGTCACCTCGGGCGCGGCCTTGTGCCCTGGGAGCGGGCCGCCCAGCCGCCGTCCCGCAGCCGCAGCCGCCACAGCGTCCGCGTCAGGTCGCTGACGCTCACCCGGCCGTCGGGGGCGGACAGTTCGAGGACGGCGTGCAGGCCGTAGGCGGTGCCCGTCGGTGTGGGCCGCACCGGCCTCGTCTGCTCGTCCAGGGCGTGCGGCCAGCCGGTGAGCCGGCCGCGCTCGGGGTCGTCGAGGGTGGTCAGCTCGGCGGCGAGCGTGGCGTAGGAGGCGGCGAGGAGCACCGGCAGCGGGCCGGGCAGCTGTGCGGGCTCCGAGGGCGCGGGCGCGGCGGGCGCCCTCGGGCCGGTGCGGGGCCCGCGCGGCCGGGGCAGGCCCGCGAGCCCCGGATGGCCGAGGCGCCCCGCCCTGCTGCCCGCGTCGGCTGCGTCGCCTGCGCTGTCCGAGCCGCCTGTGTTGTCTGCGCTGTCTGAGTCACCTGTGTTGCCCGCGTGGTCGGCCCTTGCCCGGAGCAGCGCGGCCGACAGCCAGGCGGCGAGGCCCACGCCGAGGCCGCTCACTGCCGCGATGCCGTACCGCGCGGCGTCCGCCGAGATCGTGTCCGGCAACACGCCGACCAGGGACTGGAACACCGCGTACCCGGCGGCGGCGCAGCCGAAGCCGCCGAGCCACCCCACGAACCGCCCCGGCGGCGCGTCGGGGGCGGGCCCGGGGGTGGGGCCGGGCCTCGACGGGCCGCGGCCGAGCCGCTGGTGTGACACGGGGTGCTCCCTCCCCCCAGGGCGGCACGTGGGGTCTGCGTGCCGGTCCAGTCTAGTGCGGGGCGGCTCCGTTTCCCCGGGTCACGGCGGTGGAGAAGGCGACGTGCAACGTCTCGGGCCGCGCGTGCAGCTGATGGTGCGGCAGGACGCCGGGGCCGCAGGATCCCGAGCCGATGCCGTGCCGGCCGATGTCCAGGTTGACCCAGACGGTGTCGCCTGGGGTGAGGTCGGCGCGGTGCCGGGCTGCGTCGAGCTGTTCGGTGGTCCAGCGGCGGGCGGTGAACGCCGGTCCTTCGCCCGAGTCGATCCGCAGGCCGCCGATCTCCGCCCAGCGCAGACCGGGCCTGGCGCCGTTCTCCTGGGGGCGCACGTAGGGGGTCTGGAGGGCGTCGACGTCCGACTCCCAGACGCCCACCAGCGACGCCGCCCCGGTGTCCGGGTACGCCTCGCCGGGGCCGCCGCCGAACCACCGGACGGGACCGGACGCGCCCGGCAGCCCGAAGCGGATCCCGACGCGGGGCAGCGGCACCCGCCACTCGCCCTCCGGTTCCACTTGCAGCGTCAGGAGCAGGCGGCTGCCGTCCGACCGCCAGCGGTAGGCCACCCGCAGGCCGAGGTCGCTCGCCGCGGGTGCCACCCGGGTGCGTACGGTCAAGGCGTCCTCGGCCAACTCGACGTCGTCCACGCGGTGTTGCATCCGATGGAGGCCGAGTGCGCGCCACTGGGCGGCAGGTGGCGTCTCGGGGCGCCAGGGCATGCCGTTGTCGTTGTCGGTGGGCGCCCGCCACACGTCGAGGCGCAGGTCCCTGATCTCCAGACCGCCGAGGGACAGCAGCGTTCCGCGGGTGTCGAAGACGGCCGGGCCGAGCAGGACGCGGCCGCTCTCGCGCACCGGCGCCAGGCCGCCCGGCGGGACCGGCTCGGCCCTGCCTGCCTCGTCGACCAGCTGGGCCCACGCCACCACATGGCCGCGCGCCGCCCACGCCGTGTCATCGGCGAGCCCCGCCCGCACCGTCCACCGGGTCTCCGCGTCCCCGCCCCGGGCCGGCGCCGGCGGCAGCTTCACCTCGGCGCGTTCTCCGGGGCCGGTCGCGGGCACCGGCAGGGCGCCGTCGGCGACGCTCACGCCGTCCACCTCGTACGACCAGGTGAAGGCGAGGTGGGTGAGGTCCGCGAAGTCGTGGAGGTTGGTGATACGGACGGTGCCGTCGCGGCCGTCGCCGTCGATGCGGACGGGCTCGATCACCTTCTTGTACTCGACGAGGCCGGGCGACGGCGTCCGGTCGGGGAACAGCAGCCCGTCACAGACGAAGTTGCCGTCGTGCAGCTCCTCGCCGAAGTCGCCGCCGTAGGCGTAGCCGTACGCGGGGTGCGCGATGCCGTGGTCGATCCACTCCCAGACGAAGCCGCCCTGGAGCCGGTCGTACGTCTCGAAGAGCCGCTGGTACTCGCTGAGGCCGCCGGGGCCGTTGCCCATCGCGTGCCCGTACTCGCAGAGGATGAAGGGGAGTTCGCGGCGCTCGTCGGGGCCCGCGTCCTCGCCCCGGCCGATGCGCTCGACCTCGGCGTGGTCGGCGTACATCCGGGAGTAGACGTCGGTGTCCGCGCAGGAGCTGTCGCCCTCGTAGTGGAGGAGGCGGGAGCCGTCGCGGGCGCGGATCCACTCGGCCATGGCGGTCAGGCCGCGGCCCGTCCCGCACTCGTTGCCCAGCGACCACATGACGACCGAGGGGTGGTTCTTGTCGCGCTCGACCATGCGGGCCGCGCGGTCCAGGAGGGCGGGCGTCCAGCGGTCGTCGTCGACGGGGTTGCCGCGCCACTGCACCGCCTGGAACCCGTGGGTCTCCAGGTCGCACTCGTCGATGACCCATAGGCCGAACTCGTCGCACAGGTCGAGGAAGGCGGGGTGGGGCGGATAGTGGCTGGTGCGGACGGCGTTGATGTTGTGCCGCTTCATCAGCAGAACGTCCGCGCGCATGGTGTCGAGGTCGAGGGCGCGGCCCGTCTCCGGGTGGAACTCGTGGCGGTTCACGCCCCGGAAGAGGACAGGCCGTCCGTTGACCTTGATCAGCCCGTCCTCCAGGGCGACCGTGCGGAAGCCGACGCGCAGCGGGATCCGCTCGCCCGCCGTCGCCAGGAGACCGTCGTAGAGCCTCGGTGTCTCGGCGGTCCACGGCTCGACGGGCACGGTGGCCTCCTCGCCCGTCGCCACGTCGATGCCCAGTTCGGCCACCGTGACGCGCCCTGGGACGTCCGCGTCGACCCGCAGCGTGCCCGTGCCCGCGCGATGGTCGTACGACGCGTGGACGAAGTGGTCGCCCGCGCAGCCCTCGGGCCGGTGCAGCAGCGTCACGTCACGGAAGATGCCCGGCAGCCACCACTGGTCCTGGTCCTCCAGGTACGAGCCCGCGGACCACTGGTGGACGCGGACCGCGAGGACGTTGCCCTCGGGGCGCAGCAGCGCGCCGACGTCGAACTCGTGGGCCAGCCGGGAGCCCTTGAAGTCGCCCAGCTCCGTGCCGTTGAGCCAGACGCGGGCGCACGACTCGACCCCGTCGAAGCGCAGGACCGCGGTGCCGGTGCCCGGCCAGTCGGCGGGCAGGCCGAAGACGCGCAGGTGGTCGCCGGTGGGGTTCTCGGTGGGCACCCGCGGCGGGTCCACCGGGAACGGATAGAGCTGGTTGGTGTACTGGGGCGCGCCGTGGCCCTGGAGGACCCAGTGGCCGGGGACCGTGATCTCGTCCCAGGCCCCGCTGTCGTGGTGCCCGGCGGCGAACGCCTCGTCCTCGGCGTCGGCGGTGGGGGAGAGGCGGAAGCGCCAGGTTCCGTTGAGGGAGAGGGCGGGGGCGTCCGACGTCGCGTACCACGCGCGGGGCGGGAGGCTGCCGGTGCCGGGGGACACGTCCTCGTGGTGGGCGTCGAGGTGGCCGTCGTGGTCGCGGAGGTCCATGCGGAGGTCCATGCGTTCCATCAGACCGTGCCCGGGTGGCGGCTCACAATTGTTTCGGAGCGGGAGTCGATGGACTCTTCGGGCACAGCTTGGACGGACGCGAGACGGGCTGCGAATAACGTGGCCATGGCCGTACGTGACAACTGAATCCGCAGAGGCATGGCAACTGACACGCGATATCAGTAACTTGGGCTGCCGTGAACAGAGCATCACAGCCGTCAGCGCTGCCCGCGGAACTGCCCGTGACCGACCGCACGCGCCACCGACGCCTGCGCGCACAGGGCAGCCTGGCGCGCGCCGACCTCGAAGCGATCCTGGACGCGGGCTTCGTCTGCCACCTCGGTGTGGTCGTCGACGGCCACCCGATGGTCGTGCCCACGGTGTACGGCCGTGACGACACACACCTCTTCCTGCACGGCTCCGTCGCCGGCCGCAGCCTGGCCGCCGCCCCAAAGGCGCCGGTCTGCGTCACCGTCACGCACGTCGACGGACTGGTCCTCGCCCGCTCGGTGTTCGAACACGGCGTCAACTACCGCAGTGCGATGATCCACGGCGTCCCGCGCACGGTGATCGACCCCGACGAGAAACTGCGCGGCCTGCGCCTGCTCACCGAGCACGCGACGCCGGGCCAGTGGGACTACGCCCGCCGCCCCAGCCGCAAGGAGCTCGCCGCGACCACCTTGCTCGCGCTCTCCCTCGCCGAGGCCTCCGTCAAGACGGCCGTCGGGCCACCGGAGGACGGTGACGGCCCGGACGCCGCGCTCGGCATCTGGGCGGGCACCCTCCCGCTGACCGCCACCTGGGGCGCACCCGTCGCCGACCCGCTGCTGCCCGCGGGGATCGAACCGCCCCCGCACATCACGGGGCGCGGCGGCACCCGGCAGGGGTGAGGGGACGCCCGGCGGCTCAGGGCAGCTTCGGCGCCGGGCAGCCGTGTTCCTTCGCCGAGCGCC is a genomic window containing:
- a CDS encoding pyridoxamine 5'-phosphate oxidase family protein: MNRASQPSALPAELPVTDRTRHRRLRAQGSLARADLEAILDAGFVCHLGVVVDGHPMVVPTVYGRDDTHLFLHGSVAGRSLAAAPKAPVCVTVTHVDGLVLARSVFEHGVNYRSAMIHGVPRTVIDPDEKLRGLRLLTEHATPGQWDYARRPSRKELAATTLLALSLAEASVKTAVGPPEDGDGPDAALGIWAGTLPLTATWGAPVADPLLPAGIEPPPHITGRGGTRQG
- a CDS encoding glycoside hydrolase family 2 TIM barrel-domain containing protein, translating into MDLRMDLRDHDGHLDAHHEDVSPGTGSLPPRAWYATSDAPALSLNGTWRFRLSPTADAEDEAFAAGHHDSGAWDEITVPGHWVLQGHGAPQYTNQLYPFPVDPPRVPTENPTGDHLRVFGLPADWPGTGTAVLRFDGVESCARVWLNGTELGDFKGSRLAHEFDVGALLRPEGNVLAVRVHQWSAGSYLEDQDQWWLPGIFRDVTLLHRPEGCAGDHFVHASYDHRAGTGTLRVDADVPGRVTVAELGIDVATGEEATVPVEPWTAETPRLYDGLLATAGERIPLRVGFRTVALEDGLIKVNGRPVLFRGVNRHEFHPETGRALDLDTMRADVLLMKRHNINAVRTSHYPPHPAFLDLCDEFGLWVIDECDLETHGFQAVQWRGNPVDDDRWTPALLDRAARMVERDKNHPSVVMWSLGNECGTGRGLTAMAEWIRARDGSRLLHYEGDSSCADTDVYSRMYADHAEVERIGRGEDAGPDERRELPFILCEYGHAMGNGPGGLSEYQRLFETYDRLQGGFVWEWIDHGIAHPAYGYAYGGDFGEELHDGNFVCDGLLFPDRTPSPGLVEYKKVIEPVRIDGDGRDGTVRITNLHDFADLTHLAFTWSYEVDGVSVADGALPVPATGPGERAEVKLPPAPARGGDAETRWTVRAGLADDTAWAARGHVVAWAQLVDEAGRAEPVPPGGLAPVRESGRVLLGPAVFDTRGTLLSLGGLEIRDLRLDVWRAPTDNDNGMPWRPETPPAAQWRALGLHRMQHRVDDVELAEDALTVRTRVAPAASDLGLRVAYRWRSDGSRLLLTLQVEPEGEWRVPLPRVGIRFGLPGASGPVRWFGGGPGEAYPDTGAASLVGVWESDVDALQTPYVRPQENGARPGLRWAEIGGLRIDSGEGPAFTARRWTTEQLDAARHRADLTPGDTVWVNLDIGRHGIGSGSCGPGVLPHHQLHARPETLHVAFSTAVTRGNGAAPH